From a single Micromonospora carbonacea genomic region:
- the mptB gene encoding polyprenol phosphomannose-dependent alpha 1,6 mannosyltransferase MptB, whose protein sequence is MLTVDRHRLIRYAGLAGSALLSLSGFLGGAFPGGDLRPTPVSIWQGPHGPLIIASWLVGTALMAWAWWSLRDGPPSARWAMVTAGLWLLPLLVAPPMASRDVYAYACQGASFANGVSPYEQGVSALPCPWLDTISYIWRDTPAPYGPLFVVLAGAVVKATGSLTASIVLFRLFAVAGLALTAACLPVLARRCGVPVGKALWLALASPLIGVHLVAGAHNDAIMVGLLVAGLAVVAARPGRPGPLLAGGVLLGLAVSIKITGVVVIPFAALAAMSGPYRIRTLLRDGGWVVAGAVATVVGVTFAGGLDFGWVGGLSKGGDAIAWTSPPTAVGQAAGYVALIFGAHVDALPVTRALGVVVLAGLLLWLWWRARTREPLWHAGLALAAMVAMSPVVHPWYWIWPLTVLAATTVRPARWYLVVALVSAFLILPDGTGLARYTKLPGAPLMTLLLIWAAVRLVRSARADRAADRAPDRAPDPAIRGAD, encoded by the coding sequence ATGCTGACCGTGGACCGTCACCGTCTGATCCGTTACGCGGGGCTCGCCGGCTCCGCCCTGCTGTCGCTGTCGGGGTTCCTCGGCGGGGCGTTCCCCGGCGGCGACCTGCGTCCCACCCCGGTCAGCATCTGGCAGGGCCCGCACGGGCCGCTGATCATCGCGTCCTGGCTGGTCGGCACCGCGCTCATGGCGTGGGCCTGGTGGTCGCTGCGCGACGGCCCGCCGTCCGCGCGCTGGGCCATGGTCACCGCCGGGCTCTGGCTGCTGCCGTTGCTGGTCGCGCCACCGATGGCCAGCCGCGACGTGTACGCGTACGCGTGCCAGGGGGCCAGCTTCGCCAACGGCGTCAGCCCGTACGAGCAGGGCGTGTCGGCGTTGCCCTGCCCGTGGCTGGACACCATCTCGTACATCTGGCGGGACACCCCGGCCCCGTACGGACCGCTGTTCGTGGTGCTGGCCGGCGCGGTGGTGAAGGCGACCGGGTCGCTGACCGCGAGCATCGTGCTGTTCCGGCTGTTCGCCGTGGCCGGGCTGGCGCTGACCGCTGCCTGCCTGCCGGTGCTGGCCCGCCGCTGCGGGGTGCCGGTCGGCAAGGCGCTGTGGCTGGCGCTGGCCAGCCCGCTGATCGGCGTGCACCTGGTGGCCGGGGCGCACAACGACGCGATCATGGTCGGCCTGCTGGTCGCCGGGCTGGCCGTGGTGGCCGCCCGGCCGGGCCGTCCCGGGCCGCTGCTGGCCGGGGGAGTGCTGCTCGGGCTGGCCGTGTCCATCAAGATCACCGGTGTGGTGGTGATCCCGTTCGCCGCGCTGGCCGCCATGTCCGGGCCGTACCGGATCCGCACGCTGCTGCGCGACGGCGGGTGGGTCGTCGCCGGCGCGGTCGCCACCGTGGTCGGGGTGACCTTCGCCGGCGGGCTGGACTTCGGCTGGGTCGGCGGGCTGTCCAAGGGCGGCGACGCGATCGCCTGGACCTCGCCGCCCACCGCCGTGGGGCAGGCCGCCGGGTACGTCGCGCTGATCTTCGGCGCGCACGTCGACGCGCTGCCGGTGACCCGGGCGCTCGGCGTGGTGGTGCTCGCCGGGTTGCTGCTCTGGCTCTGGTGGCGGGCCCGCACCCGGGAGCCGCTGTGGCACGCCGGCCTCGCGCTGGCCGCCATGGTGGCGATGTCCCCGGTCGTGCACCCCTGGTACTGGATCTGGCCGCTGACCGTGCTCGCCGCGACGACCGTCCGCCCCGCCCGCTGGTACCTCGTCGTGGCGCTCGTCTCGGCGTTCCTGATCCTGCCGGACGGCACCGGGCTGGCCCGGTACACGAAGCTGCCCGGGGCCCCGCTGATGACGCTTCTGCTGATCTGGGCGGCCGTGCGGTTGGTACGGTCGGCGAGGGCGGATCGCGCGGCGGACCGCGCGCCGGACCGCGCGCCGGACCCCGCCATCCGGGGAGCCGACTGA
- the mptB gene encoding polyprenol phosphomannose-dependent alpha 1,6 mannosyltransferase MptB: protein MPVAVVARWAGLLGAALLAVAGWLGGALPDLTGGTPAQVWRGPHGPAVLGCWLAGTALMVGAWWALRDGAPSGRWAYATAGLWLLPLLATPPLGSRDVYSYACQGWSYAHGRDPYRLGVAAAGCPWLDSVAPIWRDTPAPYGPLFVLLAAFAVTVGGSLVGAIAVLRLYAVAGVLLAAYCLPGLARAAGVPLRRAAWLALAAPLVGVHLVAGAHNDAVALGLLLAGLRVLLRRPARSPAPAGAPVPAWVLMPAGGLAPAGGLASGGVLVSAGVLLGLAVAVKATAVVALPFAALAAVAGRPTWRALLRGGGWLAGGALAALLATSVASGLGLGWVQGLARSGDSAQWTSPPTAVGFVVDYAGEWAGRRPDAVPVTRAAGLLLLAAMLVALWCWAWRSLRARDGVPHGAAAPAGARCRVALLGAGLALAATVVLSPVFHPWYATWPLTLLAVSVIRPARNTWFVLPSAVAAVLTLPDGTNLARSTKAPGAIVMTALLAAVAVLAAVRATGGRRGGGGGGGGGDSGVGNDGEIGGDRDGKALRGP from the coding sequence GTGCCGGTGGCCGTCGTCGCCCGCTGGGCGGGACTGCTCGGTGCCGCCCTGCTCGCCGTCGCCGGCTGGCTGGGCGGGGCGCTGCCCGACCTGACCGGCGGCACGCCCGCCCAGGTGTGGCGGGGCCCGCACGGTCCGGCGGTGCTGGGCTGCTGGCTGGCCGGCACCGCGCTGATGGTCGGGGCGTGGTGGGCGCTGCGCGACGGCGCACCGTCGGGCCGGTGGGCGTACGCGACCGCCGGGCTCTGGCTGCTGCCGCTGCTGGCGACGCCGCCGCTGGGCAGCCGCGACGTCTATTCGTACGCCTGCCAGGGCTGGTCGTACGCGCACGGGCGCGATCCGTACCGGTTGGGGGTGGCGGCGGCCGGCTGCCCGTGGCTGGACTCGGTCGCCCCGATCTGGCGGGACACCCCCGCGCCGTACGGGCCGCTGTTCGTACTGCTCGCCGCGTTCGCGGTGACCGTCGGCGGCAGCCTGGTCGGTGCCATCGCCGTCCTGCGGCTGTACGCCGTCGCGGGCGTGCTGCTGGCCGCGTACTGCCTGCCGGGGCTGGCCCGCGCGGCGGGCGTGCCGCTCCGGCGGGCCGCCTGGCTGGCGCTGGCCGCGCCCCTGGTCGGGGTGCACCTGGTGGCCGGGGCGCACAACGACGCGGTGGCCCTCGGCCTGCTGCTGGCCGGCCTGCGGGTCCTGCTCCGCCGGCCGGCGAGGTCACCCGCGCCGGCCGGGGCACCGGTGCCGGCCTGGGTCCTGATGCCGGCCGGGGGCCTGGCGCCGGCCGGGGGCCTGGCGTCGGGCGGGGTCCTGGTGTCGGCCGGGGTGCTGCTCGGGCTGGCCGTGGCCGTGAAAGCGACCGCCGTGGTGGCGCTGCCGTTCGCGGCGCTGGCCGCCGTCGCCGGCCGACCCACCTGGCGGGCGCTGCTGCGCGGCGGGGGCTGGCTGGCCGGCGGCGCGCTGGCGGCGCTGCTGGCGACCTCCGTGGCGTCCGGGCTGGGCCTGGGCTGGGTCCAGGGGCTGGCCCGCAGCGGCGACTCCGCGCAGTGGACGTCGCCGCCGACGGCAGTCGGCTTCGTCGTCGACTACGCGGGGGAGTGGGCCGGGCGGCGGCCCGACGCCGTGCCGGTGACCCGGGCCGCCGGCCTGCTGCTGCTCGCGGCGATGCTGGTAGCCCTGTGGTGCTGGGCGTGGCGGTCGCTGCGCGCGCGCGACGGCGTACCCCACGGGGCGGCTGCCCCGGCGGGGGCCCGGTGCCGGGTGGCCCTGCTCGGCGCGGGGCTGGCGCTCGCCGCCACTGTCGTCCTCTCGCCGGTCTTCCACCCCTGGTACGCCACCTGGCCGCTGACGCTGCTCGCCGTCTCGGTGATCCGACCGGCCCGGAACACGTGGTTCGTGCTGCCCAGCGCGGTGGCCGCCGTCCTCACCCTGCCCGACGGCACGAACCTGGCCCGCTCCACGAAGGCCCCGGGCGCGATCGTGATGACGGCGCTGCTGGCGGCAGTGGCGGTGCTGGCGGCGGTCCGCGCCACCGGCGGTCGGCGCGGTGGCGGTGGAGGTGGCGGTGGCGGAGACAGCGGCGTGGGCAACGACGGCGAGATCGGCGGGGACAGGGATGGCAAGGCTCTGCGCGGCCCCTAG
- the glnA gene encoding type I glutamate--ammonia ligase, translated as MFANPEELLRYLKNEDVKFVDVRFCDLPGVMQHFNLPVESFDDSVFNDGLAFDGSSIRGFQAIHESDMLLLPDVASAFIDPFRAQKTLALNFFIHDPFTREAYSRDPRNVAKKAEAYLAASGIADTAYFGAEAEFYIFDSIRHETSAHQSFYYIDSIEGAWNTGREEPGGNRGYKTAYKGGYFPVPPVDHYADLRDGMVRRLVDAGFTVERSHHEVGTAGQSEINYKFSTLLHSADQLQLFKYLIKNEAWANGKTATFMPKPLFGDNGSGMHTHQSLWLNGEPLFYDETGYAGLSDTARWYIGGLLHHAPSLLAFTNPTVNSYRRLVPGYEAPVNLVYSQRNRSACTRIPVTGSNAKAKRVEFRVPDPSSNPYLAFSAMMMAGLDGIKSKIEPPAPIDKDLYDLPPEEWGSVKQVPGSLPEVLDALEADHDYLLDGGVFTPDLISTWVEWKRANEVDPVRLRPTPHEFAMYFDC; from the coding sequence GTGTTCGCCAATCCCGAGGAACTGCTGCGATACCTCAAGAACGAGGACGTGAAGTTCGTCGACGTACGTTTCTGTGACCTGCCCGGCGTGATGCAGCACTTCAACCTGCCGGTGGAGTCCTTCGACGACAGCGTCTTCAACGACGGTCTCGCCTTCGACGGATCGTCGATCCGCGGCTTCCAGGCGATCCACGAGTCGGACATGCTCCTGCTCCCGGACGTCGCGAGCGCCTTCATCGACCCCTTCCGCGCGCAGAAGACCCTCGCGCTCAACTTCTTCATCCACGACCCGTTCACCCGTGAGGCCTACTCCCGGGACCCGCGGAACGTGGCGAAGAAGGCCGAGGCGTACCTCGCCGCGAGCGGCATCGCCGACACCGCGTACTTCGGCGCCGAGGCGGAGTTCTACATCTTCGACTCGATCCGCCACGAGACCTCGGCCCACCAGTCGTTCTACTACATCGACTCGATCGAGGGCGCCTGGAACACGGGCCGCGAGGAGCCGGGCGGCAACCGCGGCTACAAGACCGCGTACAAGGGCGGGTACTTCCCGGTGCCGCCGGTCGACCACTACGCCGACCTGCGCGACGGCATGGTCCGCCGCCTGGTCGACGCCGGCTTCACCGTGGAGCGCTCGCACCACGAGGTCGGCACCGCCGGTCAGTCGGAGATCAACTACAAGTTCTCCACCCTGCTGCACTCGGCCGATCAGCTCCAGCTCTTCAAGTACCTGATCAAGAACGAGGCCTGGGCCAACGGCAAGACCGCCACGTTCATGCCGAAGCCGCTCTTCGGCGACAACGGCTCGGGCATGCACACCCACCAGAGCCTGTGGCTGAACGGCGAGCCGCTGTTCTACGACGAGACCGGCTACGCCGGCCTGTCGGACACCGCCCGCTGGTACATCGGTGGCCTGCTGCACCACGCCCCGTCGCTGCTGGCGTTCACCAACCCGACGGTCAACTCGTACCGTCGCCTGGTGCCCGGCTACGAGGCCCCGGTGAACCTGGTCTACTCGCAGCGCAACCGCTCCGCCTGCACCCGCATCCCGGTGACGGGCAGCAACGCGAAGGCCAAGCGCGTCGAGTTCCGCGTGCCGGACCCGTCGAGCAACCCGTACCTCGCCTTCTCGGCGATGATGATGGCCGGCCTCGACGGCATCAAGAGCAAGATCGAGCCGCCGGCGCCGATCGACAAGGACCTGTACGACCTGCCGCCGGAGGAGTGGGGCTCGGTCAAGCAGGTTCCGGGCTCGCTGCCCGAGGTGCTCGACGCCCTCGAGGCCGACCACGACTACCTGCTCGACGGCGGCGTCTTCACGCCGGACCTGATCTCCACCTGGGTGGAGTGGAAGCGGGCCAACGAGGTCGACCCGGTGCGCCTGCGCCCGACCCCGCACGAGTTCGCGATGTACTTCGACTGCTGA
- a CDS encoding RDD family protein yields the protein MPQPPAPPAADPAFAPPTLGRRFGALVIDWVLCLLVSNFFADPVRDGWAPVAVLIVEYGFFLGLFAQTPGMYVTRIRCLSWADGGRIGLARALLRGLLLALVVPALIMDEHRRGLHDRLTGSVIVAAPRG from the coding sequence ATGCCGCAGCCCCCCGCGCCGCCCGCCGCCGACCCCGCGTTCGCGCCGCCCACGCTGGGCCGCCGGTTCGGCGCACTGGTGATCGACTGGGTGCTCTGCCTGCTGGTGTCCAACTTCTTCGCCGACCCGGTCCGCGACGGCTGGGCCCCCGTCGCGGTGCTGATCGTCGAGTACGGCTTCTTCCTCGGCCTGTTCGCGCAGACCCCCGGCATGTACGTCACCCGGATCCGCTGCCTCTCCTGGGCCGACGGCGGCCGGATCGGCCTGGCCAGGGCGCTGCTGCGCGGCCTCCTGCTCGCCCTGGTCGTCCCGGCCCTGATCATGGACGAGCACCGCCGCGGCCTGCACGACCGCCTCACCGGTTCGGTGATCGTCGCCGCGCCGCGCGGGTAG
- a CDS encoding DUF4191 domain-containing protein, whose amino-acid sequence MAKPQEKVSFGQRLKQIGMVFTFTAKQDRWFAPLAAGAVLIPLALTVVAVLLWGWLWLPLGILLALLALLIVLNLRSNAAMMNAAEGQPGAAAQIMESMRGDWRVSPAVSATTQMDMVHLVIGRPGVILLAEGNPQRVRGLLGQEKRRLAKVIGSAPLHDYVIGQEEGELPIRKLRMTLMRLPRALSGKDVNALDRRLKALTARPQMPKGAIPKNMRPPRGAFRQTRGR is encoded by the coding sequence ATGGCTAAGCCCCAGGAGAAGGTCTCGTTCGGCCAGCGGCTGAAGCAGATCGGGATGGTGTTCACGTTCACCGCCAAGCAGGACAGGTGGTTCGCTCCGCTGGCCGCCGGCGCGGTGCTGATCCCGCTCGCGCTGACCGTGGTCGCGGTGCTCCTCTGGGGTTGGCTGTGGCTGCCGCTGGGCATCCTGCTCGCCCTGCTCGCGCTGCTGATCGTGCTCAACCTGCGGTCGAACGCGGCGATGATGAACGCCGCCGAGGGGCAGCCCGGCGCGGCGGCGCAGATCATGGAGAGCATGCGCGGCGACTGGCGGGTGTCCCCGGCGGTCAGCGCGACCACGCAGATGGACATGGTGCACCTGGTGATCGGCCGTCCCGGCGTGATCCTGCTGGCCGAGGGGAACCCGCAGCGCGTCCGCGGCCTGCTGGGGCAGGAGAAGCGGCGGCTGGCCAAGGTGATCGGCTCCGCGCCGCTGCACGACTACGTGATCGGCCAGGAGGAGGGTGAGCTGCCGATCCGCAAGCTGCGGATGACGCTGATGCGGCTGCCGCGCGCCCTCAGCGGCAAGGACGTCAACGCCCTCGACAGGCGGCTCAAGGCGCTCACCGCCCGGCCGCAGATGCCCAAGGGCGCGATCCCGAAGAACATGCGCCCGCCGCGTGGCGCGTTCCGGCAGACCCGGGGCCGCTGA
- a CDS encoding NAD(P)/FAD-dependent oxidoreductase has protein sequence MPLPHTVIIGAGPAGLTAAYELTRRNAPAEVVEADDVVGGISRTVERDGWRFDIGGHRFFTKVARVEEFWHEVLPDGDFLLRPRMSRIHYRGKLFDYPLRAGNALGNLGIVEAVRCVGSYVWARLRPPADQSHFEGWVSARFGTRLYRMFFKTYTEKVWGFPATELQADWAAQRIRNLSLAGAVRNALLPRRARADITSLIEEFQYPKLGPGMMWERCAELVTKAGGTVTMGTSVARVHRADGRAVAVTVAGPDGERRIEADHVISSMPLPELVRAVDPPAPPPVLAAADALRHRDFLTVALVVPADAGFPDNWIYVHTPGVRVGRIQNFGSWSPFLVRDGFTCLGLEYFVDEGDDLWESADDDLIARGTAELEALGLVRPGAVSAGYVVRMPKAYPVYDSGYEQAVEIMRDWLAEALPNVHPVGRNGMHRYNNQDHSMLTAMLTVENILDDAGHDVWEVNVEEEYHEQADASSSSASADGRHGTGRAAPVLPRRP, from the coding sequence ATGCCCCTGCCGCACACCGTCATCATCGGCGCCGGTCCCGCCGGCCTCACCGCCGCGTACGAGCTGACTCGACGCAACGCCCCCGCGGAGGTGGTGGAGGCTGACGACGTCGTGGGCGGGATCAGCCGCACCGTCGAGCGGGACGGGTGGCGGTTCGACATCGGCGGGCACCGGTTCTTCACCAAGGTCGCCCGGGTCGAGGAGTTCTGGCACGAGGTGCTGCCCGACGGCGACTTCCTGCTGCGCCCCCGGATGAGCCGGATCCACTACCGGGGCAAGCTGTTCGACTACCCGCTGCGGGCCGGCAACGCGCTGGGCAACCTGGGCATCGTCGAGGCGGTGCGCTGCGTCGGGTCGTACGTGTGGGCGCGGCTGCGGCCACCGGCGGACCAGAGCCACTTCGAGGGCTGGGTGTCGGCCCGCTTCGGCACGCGGCTGTACCGGATGTTCTTCAAGACGTACACCGAGAAGGTCTGGGGTTTCCCGGCCACGGAGCTGCAGGCGGACTGGGCGGCCCAGCGGATCCGCAACCTCTCGCTGGCCGGCGCGGTGCGCAACGCGCTGCTGCCCCGCCGGGCCCGCGCCGACATCACCAGCCTGATCGAGGAGTTCCAGTATCCGAAGCTCGGCCCGGGGATGATGTGGGAGCGCTGCGCCGAGCTGGTCACGAAGGCCGGCGGCACGGTGACGATGGGCACGTCGGTGGCGCGGGTGCACCGGGCCGACGGCCGGGCGGTCGCGGTGACCGTGGCGGGGCCGGACGGCGAGCGCCGCATCGAGGCCGACCACGTGATCTCCAGCATGCCGCTGCCGGAGCTGGTGCGGGCCGTGGACCCGCCCGCGCCGCCGCCGGTGCTGGCCGCCGCCGACGCGCTGCGGCACCGCGACTTCCTCACCGTGGCGCTGGTCGTGCCGGCCGACGCCGGCTTCCCCGACAACTGGATCTACGTGCACACCCCGGGGGTACGGGTGGGCCGGATCCAGAACTTCGGCTCCTGGTCGCCGTTCCTGGTGCGGGACGGGTTCACCTGCCTCGGGCTGGAATACTTCGTCGACGAAGGCGACGACCTGTGGGAGTCGGCCGACGACGACCTGATCGCCCGGGGCACGGCCGAGCTGGAGGCGCTCGGGCTGGTCCGTCCCGGGGCGGTCTCGGCCGGTTACGTGGTGCGGATGCCGAAGGCGTACCCGGTGTACGACTCCGGCTACGAGCAGGCCGTCGAGATCATGCGCGACTGGCTCGCCGAGGCGCTGCCGAACGTGCACCCGGTGGGCCGCAACGGCATGCACCGCTACAACAACCAGGACCACTCGATGCTCACGGCGATGCTGACCGTGGAGAACATCCTCGACGACGCCGGCCACGACGTGTGGGAGGTCAACGTCGAGGAGGAATACCACGAGCAGGCGGACGCGTCGTCGTCCTCCGCCTCGGCCGACGGACGGCACGGCACGGGCCGGGCCGCCCCGGTGCTGCCCCGCCGCCCGTGA
- the lipA gene encoding lipoyl synthase: MTGVASRSSTAAVGRTLGFVTIEHAASTTPTTTEQPTTSPASRTATVAPEGRRLLRIEARNAETPIERKPPWIKVKAKMGPEYTQLRGLVSREGLHTVCQEAGCPNIYECWEDREATFLIGGDQCTRRCDFCQIDTGKPAEFDADEPRRVAESVVSMGLRYATITGVARDDLPDGGAWLYAETVRQIHALQPGCGVELLIPDFNAVPEQLAEVFGSRPEVLAHNVETVPRIFKRIRPAFRYERSLDVIRQARADGLVTKSNLILGMGEERAEVSQALRDLHDAGCELITITQYLRPSPRHHPVTRWVKPEEFVELREEAEEIGFAGVMSGPLVRSSYRAGRLYRQALDAREAVRA, encoded by the coding sequence GTGACGGGCGTCGCGTCCCGTTCATCGACGGCTGCCGTCGGGCGTACGCTCGGTTTTGTGACGATCGAGCACGCCGCGTCGACGACGCCGACGACGACCGAGCAGCCGACGACCAGCCCCGCCTCGCGTACCGCGACGGTCGCCCCCGAGGGGCGACGCCTGCTGCGCATCGAGGCGCGCAACGCCGAGACGCCGATCGAGCGCAAACCGCCGTGGATCAAGGTGAAGGCCAAGATGGGGCCGGAGTACACCCAGCTGCGCGGGCTCGTCTCGCGCGAGGGGCTGCACACGGTCTGCCAGGAGGCCGGCTGCCCCAACATCTACGAGTGCTGGGAGGACCGGGAGGCCACGTTCCTCATCGGCGGCGACCAGTGCACCCGGCGCTGTGACTTCTGCCAGATCGACACGGGCAAGCCGGCCGAGTTCGACGCCGACGAGCCGCGCCGGGTCGCCGAGTCGGTCGTGTCGATGGGCCTGCGGTACGCCACGATCACCGGCGTCGCCCGCGACGACCTGCCCGACGGCGGGGCCTGGCTGTACGCGGAGACGGTCCGCCAGATCCACGCCCTCCAGCCGGGCTGCGGGGTCGAGCTGCTGATCCCCGACTTCAACGCCGTCCCGGAGCAGCTCGCCGAGGTGTTCGGCTCCCGGCCGGAGGTGCTGGCGCACAACGTCGAGACGGTGCCGAGGATCTTCAAGCGGATCCGGCCGGCGTTCCGCTACGAGCGGTCGCTCGACGTGATCCGGCAGGCCCGCGCCGACGGGCTGGTGACCAAGAGCAACCTGATCCTCGGCATGGGCGAGGAGCGGGCCGAGGTGTCGCAGGCGCTGCGGGACCTGCACGACGCCGGCTGCGAGCTGATCACCATCACGCAGTACCTGCGCCCGTCGCCCCGGCACCACCCGGTGACCCGGTGGGTGAAGCCGGAGGAGTTCGTGGAGCTGCGCGAGGAGGCCGAGGAGATCGGCTTCGCCGGGGTGATGAGCGGGCCGCTGGTGCGCTCGTCGTACCGGGCGGGCCGGCTCTACCGGCAGGCCCTCGACGCCCGCGAGGCCGTCCGCGCCTGA
- the aspS gene encoding aspartate--tRNA(Asn) ligase, producing MQRILSTQLPAHVGATVRVAGWVHRRRLLKSVAFLIVRDAAGLTQVVAADPVARAAVERLTEETVVEVTGTVVANPAAPAGVELTHPTVRPLGPPAAAPPFDLYRPALAATLPTQLDHAPVALRHPRRSAALRVAAAAVAGFRAALDARDFVEIHTPKVVASSTESGANVFALDWFGRPAYLAQSPQFYKQLMVGVFERVYEVGPVFRAEPHDTARHLAQYTSLDAELGFVGDHTDVMAVLRDTLAGMLATVADRAGAALGTLGVTVPQVPASIPAVHFTEALAIAGAPADEPDLAPAHERALGEWARREHGSEFVFVTGYPMAKRPFYTHPDPARPAYSNGFDLLFRGLELVTGGQRLHRHDDYLAALAARGEPVEPYAGYVDAFRHGMPPHGGFAIGLERFVARLVGAANVREVTAFPRDLHRLIP from the coding sequence GTGCAACGCATCCTGTCCACCCAGCTCCCCGCCCACGTCGGCGCGACCGTCCGGGTCGCCGGCTGGGTCCACCGCCGCCGGCTGCTCAAGTCGGTGGCGTTCCTGATCGTGCGGGACGCCGCCGGGCTGACCCAGGTGGTCGCCGCCGACCCGGTCGCCCGCGCCGCCGTCGAGCGGCTCACCGAGGAGACCGTCGTCGAGGTCACCGGAACAGTGGTCGCGAACCCGGCGGCCCCCGCCGGGGTCGAGCTGACCCACCCGACGGTACGACCGCTCGGCCCGCCCGCCGCCGCGCCCCCGTTCGACCTGTACCGGCCGGCGCTGGCGGCGACCCTGCCCACCCAGCTCGACCATGCACCCGTCGCCCTACGCCATCCGCGCAGGTCGGCGGCGCTGCGCGTTGCGGCGGCGGCGGTCGCCGGGTTCCGGGCCGCCCTCGACGCCCGCGACTTCGTGGAGATCCACACCCCGAAGGTGGTCGCCTCGTCCACCGAGAGCGGGGCGAATGTCTTCGCGTTGGACTGGTTCGGCCGGCCCGCGTACCTCGCCCAGTCGCCGCAGTTCTACAAGCAGCTCATGGTCGGCGTCTTCGAGCGCGTGTACGAGGTCGGACCGGTGTTCCGGGCCGAGCCGCACGACACCGCCCGGCACCTGGCCCAGTACACCTCCCTCGACGCGGAGCTGGGCTTCGTCGGCGACCACACCGACGTGATGGCCGTGCTGCGGGACACCCTCGCCGGGATGCTGGCGACCGTGGCGGACCGGGCGGGTGCCGCGCTGGGCACGCTGGGCGTGACGGTGCCGCAGGTGCCGGCGAGTATCCCCGCCGTGCACTTCACCGAGGCCCTGGCGATCGCCGGAGCGCCGGCCGACGAGCCGGACCTGGCCCCCGCCCACGAGCGGGCGCTGGGGGAGTGGGCCCGCCGCGAACACGGCAGCGAGTTCGTCTTCGTCACCGGGTACCCGATGGCGAAGCGGCCCTTCTACACCCACCCGGACCCGGCGCGGCCGGCGTACTCGAACGGGTTCGACCTGCTGTTCCGCGGCCTTGAGCTGGTCACGGGCGGGCAGCGCCTGCACCGGCACGACGACTACCTGGCGGCGCTCGCGGCGCGCGGCGAGCCGGTCGAGCCGTACGCCGGGTACGTCGACGCGTTCCGGCACGGCATGCCGCCGCACGGCGGCTTCGCGATCGGCCTGGAACGCTTCGTGGCCCGCCTGGTCGGCGCGGCCAACGTCCGCGAGGTCACGGCCTTTCCCCGCGACCTGCACCGCCTCATCCCCTGA
- the lipB gene encoding lipoyl(octanoyl) transferase LipB, with product MTATIPGLTAVRAGVLDYQAAWDEQRRLHEAVVAGERGDTVLLLEHPSVYTAGKRTEPWDRPLDGTPVVDVDRGGKITWHGPGQLVGYPIVKLPDPVDVVAYVRRTEQLLIDVCAEFGLAADRVAGRSGVWVPEDDRGPARKVAAIGIRVARGVTQHGFSINCDCDLAYFDRIVPCGIRDAGVTSLTAELGRPVTVADVLPVVERRLPTLVTL from the coding sequence GTGACCGCGACGATTCCGGGGCTGACCGCCGTCCGTGCAGGGGTGCTCGACTACCAGGCCGCGTGGGACGAGCAGCGCCGGCTGCACGAGGCGGTGGTGGCCGGCGAGCGCGGCGACACGGTGCTGCTGCTGGAGCACCCGAGCGTCTACACGGCCGGCAAGCGCACCGAGCCGTGGGACCGGCCGCTGGACGGCACCCCCGTCGTCGACGTGGACCGCGGCGGCAAGATCACCTGGCACGGCCCGGGGCAGCTGGTCGGCTACCCGATCGTGAAGCTGCCCGACCCGGTGGACGTCGTCGCGTACGTGCGCCGCACCGAGCAGCTGCTGATCGACGTCTGCGCCGAGTTCGGCCTCGCCGCCGACCGGGTCGCGGGGCGCAGCGGCGTCTGGGTGCCCGAGGACGACCGGGGCCCCGCCCGCAAGGTCGCCGCCATCGGCATCCGGGTCGCCCGCGGGGTCACCCAGCACGGCTTCTCAATCAACTGCGACTGCGACCTGGCCTACTTCGACCGGATCGTGCCCTGCGGCATCCGCGACGCCGGGGTCACCTCACTCACCGCGGAGCTGGGCCGCCCGGTCACCGTGGCCGACGTGCTGCCGGTGGTGGAGCGCCGCCTGCCCACCCTGGTCACGCTCTAG